The Spartinivicinus poritis genome includes a window with the following:
- the tnpA gene encoding IS200/IS605 family transposase — protein MSYQSLSHSKWDCKYHLVFVPKGRRKILYGKIRSFLGPLFHELAGQKRCRILEGHMVQDHVHMLIAIPPKYAVSEIVGYLKGKSAIAVARQFSGRKRNFNGESLWARGYAISTVGFEEEQIRKYIRNQEQLDGKGTDEEGDF, from the coding sequence ATGTCATATCAAAGCTTAAGTCATTCTAAATGGGATTGTAAGTACCATTTGGTTTTTGTGCCAAAAGGAAGAAGAAAAATACTTTACGGTAAAATCAGAAGTTTTTTAGGCCCATTATTTCATGAGTTAGCAGGTCAAAAACGTTGTAGGATTTTGGAAGGGCATATGGTGCAGGACCATGTTCATATGTTGATTGCGATACCGCCAAAATATGCTGTATCAGAAATAGTAGGGTATTTAAAAGGTAAAAGTGCCATAGCAGTTGCAAGGCAATTTAGTGGAAGGAAAAGAAACTTCAATGGGGAGTCGTTATGGGCAAGAGGTTATGCGATTTCAACAGTTGGATTCGAAGAAGAGCAGATTAGAAAGTATATTCGAAACCAAGAGCAACTAGATGGAAAAGGCACGGATGAAGAGGGTGATTTTTAA
- a CDS encoding transposase — translation MTKKKKTYTPEFKQGAIQLVVEQQMKLSEVAHRLGTSDKNIFRWVKEYKMNTSTPP, via the coding sequence ATGACCAAAAAGAAGAAGACTTACACGCCAGAATTTAAACAAGGTGCAATCCAATTAGTTGTAGAGCAACAAATGAAGCTTTCTGAGGTTGCTCACCGATTAGGCACATCCGATAAAAATATCTTTCGCTGGGTTAAAGAGTATAAAATGAACACTTCTACTCCCCC